The following coding sequences are from one Leptolyngbya sp. NIES-3755 window:
- a CDS encoding cysteine desulfurase (similar to AA sequence:cyanobase_aa:LBDG_23850) produces the protein MQIYLDYSATTPTRPEAIALMQQVLTEQWGNPSSLHVWGNRAATILERSRVQVARLINAPEESIAFTSGGTESNNLAIMGIAHQYSTPQHIIISSVEHSAISEPARLLEQWGWEVTRLPVNVFGQVNLVDLQAALRSNTVLVSIIYGQSEVGTVQPIAQLGQIVRNHGAIFHADAVQVAGRLPIDVQQLPIDLLSLSSHKLYGGQGSGALYVRPGVELVPLLSGGGQEGKLRSGTQALPAIASFGIAAELSTQELPTETPRLIRLRDRLFDQLSDVPELVVTGDRIHRLPHHASFCLPEADGETLNGKVLVRQMNLAGIGISAGAACSSGTLKPSPILLAMGHSDRTAKSGIRLTLGRYTTEEDIDWSAIVLKQILARLQPQKQPCECF, from the coding sequence ATGCAAATCTACCTCGATTACAGTGCGACCACACCGACGCGACCTGAAGCGATCGCGCTAATGCAGCAAGTTTTGACGGAACAATGGGGCAATCCGTCGAGCTTGCACGTCTGGGGAAATCGCGCCGCCACGATCTTGGAGCGATCGAGAGTTCAAGTCGCTCGACTGATCAATGCGCCCGAAGAATCGATCGCGTTTACCTCTGGCGGCACAGAGTCAAATAATCTCGCGATCATGGGCATCGCACATCAATACAGCACCCCACAGCACATCATTATTTCGAGCGTCGAACATTCTGCAATCTCAGAACCCGCTCGACTGCTAGAACAGTGGGGATGGGAAGTCACGCGCCTGCCTGTGAATGTGTTTGGACAAGTGAATCTGGTTGACTTACAGGCAGCATTGCGATCGAACACCGTTCTCGTTTCGATCATCTACGGACAAAGCGAAGTCGGAACGGTTCAACCGATCGCCCAACTCGGTCAAATCGTCCGCAATCATGGCGCAATCTTCCATGCAGATGCCGTTCAAGTCGCAGGAAGATTGCCGATCGATGTGCAACAGTTACCGATTGATTTACTGTCGCTATCAAGCCACAAACTCTACGGAGGTCAGGGATCAGGAGCGCTCTATGTTCGTCCGGGTGTGGAATTAGTGCCGCTGCTGAGTGGAGGTGGACAAGAAGGGAAACTACGATCGGGCACTCAAGCGTTACCTGCGATCGCAAGTTTTGGAATCGCTGCTGAATTAAGCACCCAAGAATTACCGACCGAAACGCCACGATTGATTCGATTACGCGATCGACTATTCGATCAGCTTTCAGATGTGCCTGAATTGGTTGTTACTGGCGATCGTATTCATCGTTTGCCGCATCATGCGAGTTTCTGTTTGCCCGAAGCGGATGGCGAAACCTTGAACGGGAAAGTTCTTGTGCGCCAAATGAATCTTGCGGGAATTGGAATTAGTGCGGGGGCTGCCTGTAGTAGTGGCACTTTGAAACCGAGTCCGATTTTACTGGCGATGGGACATAGCGATCGAACCGCAAAATCGGGAATTCGATTAACTTTAGGACGGTATACGACCGAGGAAGATATTGATTGGAGTGCGATCGTGCTCAAGCAAATTTTGGCGCGGCTGCAACCGCAAAAACAGCCATGCGAATGTTTTTAA